A stretch of DNA from Maridesulfovibrio sp.:
TTTGAGGAAATAATTTCCGAAAACGATTTCCTGCTGCTCTACACGGGATGGGACACCTTTTGGGGGACTGAAAAATATTATTCCGGATTTCCCGCCTTAAGCGAAGATGCCGCGGTATGGTTGTCTGATTTTGGTTTGAAAGGGATCGGCATTGATACTATTTCTGCTGACCGGGCCGATTCCCAGGACTTACCGGTCCATTCCATACTGCTGGAAAACGGCACAATCATCATTGAAAACCTGACAGGGCTGAACGCACTCATCGGCCTTGATTTCATATTTTCCTGCATGCCTCTCAAATTTGCAGGCGCTGACGGTTCTCCGGTCCGGGCTGTAGCGTTACTTACTTCTTAAATGCAGCTATGCGCTCTAAATTGGATTGCAGTTTACCGGGCCCGATGCTATTTTTCTATCGTCTGACCCCAACTCACCAATACATACAGAAAAGACCGGATTGAATCATATGACAGACGAACACTCCGCCATTCTGGCCAGATTCCTGGACAAT
This window harbors:
- a CDS encoding cyclase family protein; amino-acid sequence: MKLLDLTHPITENMPVFPGSPLPKLQPIAAVETEGYREHSISITTHTGTHIDAPAHILNEGLTLDQMDIGCFFGSAAVLDCRRPATEGRQIEIDDLREFEEIISENDFLLLYTGWDTFWGTEKYYSGFPALSEDAAVWLSDFGLKGIGIDTISADRADSQDLPVHSILLENGTIIIENLTGLNALIGLDFIFSCMPLKFAGADGSPVRAVALLTS